DNA sequence from the Thermodesulfobacteriota bacterium genome:
GTCCGCAACCGCCGGCTCCGGCTGAAGGTCCGCCGCCATGCCCGGTAGGTCCGGGGAAGGCCGGGTCCGTCAGCGACGTAACCGCCGGTGCCTTCGCGAGCTTCGTCGGCCTCAGGTCTTTTTCTCTTTTACCGTTATCACTCACAGGTTAAACCTTTTCCGATGGACTCTTGTAGTTCTTCTTGAAAAACTTTACGATATCCCGCTTCTCGTTATCCGTCATGACGACGTACTCCCGCGACCGGAGGACTGTATCTCCCGCGAGGACGTCTTTCATGTAAGCTGTCTTGATGTCTTGTGTGGGGAAGAGCTTGATGGTCTTCTGGGCGAGCACGCCACCGGCGGTCACCGCAACGCCCACCGTTGCCGCGCCCTTAAGGAAGCTGCGCCGCGAGAGGTTGCCCGTGGCCGGACTGTTCTTGGTTTTCTTACTCTTACTGTCTTTCATGATGGCGATTCATTCTCCTGAAAGCGGTAAAGAGCCCTAACAAATGTTGCCCTTATAACAATAAAGGAGGAGCTTGTCAAGTATGCAATGCGAATTATTATTATAATTTTTTCCCAGGGGGGAAGTCCAGATAATTCGCCCACTACGGGCTGTTCTAATATGTTACACTTCGCTGGTGGGACCGGAGCTGTTAAAACGAGTGGTGGCCGAGCTCGACGAGGCCATGCGCGGCGGGGTCGTCTCGAAGATCCACCAGCCCGACGAAAGGCAGGTTTTAATAAAAATCTTCCGGCGCGGCAGGGAGGAGCGGCTCCTCATCTCCACGCACCCGAAGTTCTCGCGCGCCCACCTTACCGCCTCCCGCTTTGAGAACCCGCCCACCCCGAAACGCTTCTGCGCGTTCCTCAGGAGCAGGATCACGAACGCGCACGTCGAGGGCGTCTCGCAAACGCCGGGCGAACGCATTATAAGGGTCGCTCTCAAGAAGACCGAGGGAGAAGCTTTTACTCTCATCGCCGAGCTTACGGGCAAGTCCGCTAACATTATACTGGTCGACGAAAACGAGACGGTCCTCGATGCGCTAAAGCACTTTCCCGTGGAGGGCTCCATGAGGGGGGTCGAGCCGGGGATTAAGCTGGAACCCCTGCCGCCATTTAAAGGAGAGGTAAAAGAAAAGCCCGTCGAGCTCGGAGAAGGCGAGACGTGGAACCAGGCCGCCGAAAGGGTCTGCTCCACACCCGCCGAAGACGAAAAAATCCTGTCCAGGCGGAGCACCCTCCGGCGCGCCATAAAGAGCGCGGAGAAGAGGTTAAAGAAAAAGCTCCGGAACCTCGAGGCCGACGGGAAGGAGGCCGAAAAGAATATCGAGGGCGCGCGGCTCGGCGAGCTTCTCGTCGCCAACTATAAGGATATCAGGAAGGGCATGACGAAGATCGAGGTGGAGGACTACTATAAGAGCCCGTTGGAGAAGGTAGCCGTGCCGCTCGACGAGAGGCTCGGCCCGCAGGAGAATATCGACCGGATATTCAAGAAGGCGAAAAAGGCCAAGACCACGCTAAAGCTCTTGAAGGTGCGCCTGCCCGTGACCAGGAAGGAGCTTGAATATATAGACGAACTCGCCTATGAGCTTGAAGCCGCTGAAAACGAAGAAGATATCGAAACGCTCAGGGAAGAGCTAATCGAGGCGGGCTATCTTAAGGAGAAGGCCAAACCCCGGACCGGGCGGGGCAAAGGGGCCGGGGCGGCAAAGGGGGTAAGGGCCGAGCCCGTACGGAGGTTCACCTCAAAGGGCGGCTTTGAGATCTTATGCGGCAAGAGCGGCAGGGGGAACGACATGCTCGTCAAGAAGCTCGGCAAACCGGGCGACCTGTGGTTCCACGCAAAGGGTGTTGCCGGTGCGCACGTGCTATTGAAGTTCAAGGGCAAAGAACCCCTTCCCAAGAGCGCCATCGAGGAGGCGGCCACAGTGGCCGCCTCCTACAGCAAGGCCGCCAAGGCGGCAAAGGTCGAGGTGCTCTACTCGGACGTTAAGAACGTGCGCAAGCCCAGAGGCGCGAAGCCGGGGATGGTGACTGTCAGCGAATATAAAACGGTGGTAGTAAGACCCGTGGAAGACAAGTAGCCGTGACCGTGGTGCGTGTCCGTAAAAGGTAAGCAATAATCCTCCCCCTTTGGAAAAGGGGGATTGGTCATTGCGAGCGCAACGATTTTACTCGGAGAGGATTTTTTCGACTTCCTGTTCGAGCTGGGGCAGCTTGGTACGGACTATGTCCCAGATGATGTTGGCGTCTATGCCGAAGTACTCGTGTATCAGTATGTCCCTGAGCCCCGCTATCTTTTTCCATTCGACGTCGGGGTGGCGCGAGCGTACCTCGTCCGGCACTTTCTTGACGGCCTCCCCTATGACTTCGAGGTTGCGCACGACCGCGTCGAGGGTTTTGGAGTCGTTCTTGAGCCCTTAGAGGGTGAGCCCGGAGGTGTAATCGCGGATCTTGGCGGTGGCCTCCAGGACGTCGTCGAGGTAGACCTTATAGTCCCGGGGCATGCACCACCTCTTCCATGATGGCCTGGCGGAGCCTCGGTTTTACGGCGTCTTCGAGGACGAGGTCCACCCCGCAGTCGAAGAGCCCTTCGAGGAGCTCCTTGAGCCCCATGTAGGCGTCGAACGACTTGGTCTCGAACTCGACGAGGAAGTCGAGGTCGCTTGCGCGCGTCTCCTCCCCCCTGGCGCACGAGCCGAAAAGCCCGAGCCTCTTCACTCCCAAGGCGCGGATGGCCTCGCGGTTTTCCGCGATGGTTTTGAGTATTCTGTCCCTGCTTCTCTTCATGGCGTATATCCTTTATAGCAATACTATATTTATACCCTTATACCCTAAATCCGCCCATCTTTCAAGGTAGGGGGGGTCGCGACGGCGCGTGACGGTGCGTGACGCACTTTCAGTAACTCCGTACCTCTTCCCTCCCCTCCTGTCATCCTGAACCCCGATTCAGGATCCAGCCTCCCCTGCCCTGCCTTTCCGCGCATCCTGAGTAGTTCGACTAGCTCACTACAGGCTTGTCGAAGGAACCCGTTCGCCCTGAGCTTGTCGAATGGGTGAACGGGCCTTTCCGCGCCCTTTTTGCCTTTTACCTTTTTACTTTTTCCTTCTCCTCAGATTTCCCTTGAAAATTCAGGGGGAAAGGGGCCATCGAAGAAGGGGTATAATTAAAAGAGGTGGTTTTTACAAGGAAAACAGAGAGATGTGGCTTTAGGGGTAGAAAAAAAACACCATAGGGTATCCTCTCACAAGGGCCTTGACAAGGTTGGGGAGGGTGGGGTAGACTCTGAGCGACAACCATCAGTTGCGGTTGTTATGGTTTTCTGGTATCCTGTAAGGGAGGTCTGGTTATGATCGAAAATGCATTTTCAGGGATTGTTCTAACAGCACAATCTTTTAATCCTTCTATCTTTACAGAAACTTGGCTGGATAAAAATGATATCATCAGTGCGGATAGCATCGAAGGGACACGCGTTTTTTCTCAAGTTGTTGCTCAATTCCAGGCAAAGGAAGTTCGAGTGCTCGTCACGCCTCCCAGTATGCAAATCTCGTTCGGTATCCATAAAGTCGAGGGAGAATTTGAAGTCCCATGCAGAATACCTATTCGTACAATTGAGTTGCTTCCCGAAACCCCATATCAGGCACTTGGTTTAAATTTTGACTTTTATGTAGAACCCCCCAAAGGACAAGATCTTTGCACTTATAGCCGAGCTCTATTTGGGGCAGGGGATTACAAGTTGCTTCAGGAGTTTTCTGCTATGGATTCAAGGTTCGGAAGGTACTTTTCGAAGAATTACGGTGATGCAAGAATGAAGTTGGATATAAAACCGGTCATAGCGGGTCCAGATAAAAAAGACTTGATCCAGTTTTCTTTCAACTTTCACCATGATGTTTCCAATATAGACTTGCCGGAGCGGGCAAGAAAGTTAATTGATTATATAGGCACTTGGGGTTCACTTCGAAAATATTCAGAAGGGCTTGTTAGTTTGGGCACCAAACCTTGATACTACCGGAGGCTTTATGGCGACGCTAACATCGAACTTGGCAATCGACGAGGATATAGTTCCTCCTCAGACTAACTACTCAGGCATAGAAAATGATTTTGTGGTAAGCGATAATACCCCGTTAACCCTCTATGGCGAGTTGCCAGAGGTGCCCTTATCACTGAGCGCGGGCGACGACTGGCATCGGCGGGCAGACTTGGGTAAAGAACTTAAAGGGGCCTTGGACTTCTTTTCCGGCCTTAAAGTGGATTGGTCTGATGCGGTTCACTTTTTCAAAGCTACAAAGGCAGCGGCTTTCTCGGTATCTAATACGTTAAATGAAGAAACCATGGAGTTCATAGAACAACGTCATCTCCAAGAGGGGGTAACTTGGCTGCAGACTGTGGTACCAGACTTCTTTCCTTGTGTTGACTTCGAAATCGAA
Encoded proteins:
- a CDS encoding NFACT family protein, which codes for MAELDEAMRGGVVSKIHQPDERQVLIKIFRRGREERLLISTHPKFSRAHLTASRFENPPTPKRFCAFLRSRITNAHVEGVSQTPGERIIRVALKKTEGEAFTLIAELTGKSANIILVDENETVLDALKHFPVEGSMRGVEPGIKLEPLPPFKGEVKEKPVELGEGETWNQAAERVCSTPAEDEKILSRRSTLRRAIKSAEKRLKKKLRNLEADGKEAEKNIEGARLGELLVANYKDIRKGMTKIEVEDYYKSPLEKVAVPLDERLGPQENIDRIFKKAKKAKTTLKLLKVRLPVTRKELEYIDELAYELEAAENEEDIETLREELIEAGYLKEKAKPRTGRGKGAGAAKGVRAEPVRRFTSKGGFEILCGKSGRGNDMLVKKLGKPGDLWFHAKGVAGAHVLLKFKGKEPLPKSAIEEAATVAASYSKAAKAAKVEVLYSDVKNVRKPRGAKPGMVTVSEYKTVVVRPVEDK
- a CDS encoding twin-arginine translocation signal domain-containing protein; the protein is MSDNGKREKDLRPTKLAKAPAVTSLTDPAFPGPTGHGGGPSAGAGGCGPCGGGASGLGGEAPGSRRDFMKKTGTSALAGAAALLT
- a CDS encoding nucleotidyltransferase family protein; this translates as MKRSRDRILKTIAENREAIRALGVKRLGLFGSCARGEETRASDLDFLVEFETKSFDAYMGLKELLEGLFDCGVDLVLEDAVKPRLRQAIMEEVVHAPGL
- a CDS encoding twin-arginine translocation signal domain-containing protein; translation: MKDSKSKKTKNSPATGNLSRRSFLKGAATVGVAVTAGGVLAQKTIKLFPTQDIKTAYMKDVLAGDTVLRSREYVVMTDNEKRDIVKFFKKNYKSPSEKV